A genomic segment from Nodularia sphaerocarpa UHCC 0038 encodes:
- a CDS encoding DMT family transporter — protein sequence MHQSSGRWRLGLALSLLTVFLWGILPIALAINLQVLDVYTIIWFRFLMSFALLAAFLGVRGKLPNSQQLRSSSGQLLAIATLFLALNYFLFMQGLALTSPANAEVLIQLAPLLLSFGGLAIFQERYTLRQWIGVSILTSGYIVFFGEQLRNLITAQSTYVFGSALIVLGAAAWAIYALSQKQLLQSLSSAHIMLIIYGGCALLFTPFAKPQAILTLNSFHLVTLLFCAFNTLIAYGAFAESLEHWEASRVSAVLALAPIITLASVALVSVFLPSLIPTEHLTLIGILGAFLVVAGSVSITLGKAD from the coding sequence ATGCATCAAAGTTCTGGTCGCTGGCGTTTGGGTCTAGCATTATCGCTATTGACAGTTTTTTTGTGGGGAATTTTACCCATTGCTTTAGCAATAAATTTACAAGTCCTCGATGTTTATACGATTATTTGGTTTCGCTTTTTAATGTCATTTGCGCTACTGGCTGCGTTTTTAGGAGTGCGGGGTAAATTACCAAACTCTCAACAATTGCGTTCTAGTTCTGGTCAATTATTAGCGATCGCCACTCTATTTTTAGCATTAAATTACTTCCTATTCATGCAAGGTCTAGCCTTAACCTCACCTGCTAACGCCGAAGTTCTCATTCAATTAGCTCCCCTATTATTAAGTTTCGGTGGTTTAGCGATTTTTCAAGAACGTTATACACTGCGTCAATGGATTGGTGTTAGTATTCTCACCTCTGGTTATATTGTATTCTTTGGTGAACAACTCAGAAATTTAATCACAGCACAGAGTACTTATGTTTTCGGTAGTGCTTTGATTGTCTTAGGCGCAGCAGCTTGGGCGATTTATGCGTTGTCCCAAAAACAATTATTACAATCTTTATCTTCCGCGCACATCATGCTGATTATTTACGGCGGATGTGCTTTATTATTCACCCCATTTGCTAAACCTCAAGCAATTTTGACATTGAATAGTTTCCATTTAGTAACTTTGCTATTTTGTGCTTTTAATACTTTAATTGCCTATGGTGCTTTTGCGGAATCCTTAGAACATTGGGAAGCATCAAGAGTAAGTGCAGTCTTAGCTTTAGCTCCTATTATTACTTTAGCTTCAGTTGCCCTCGTATCAGTATTTTTACCTTCTCTAATTCCCACAGAACACCTCACTTTAATTGGCATATTAGGCGCATTTTTAGTCGTAGCTGGTTCAGTATCAATCACCTTGGGAAAAGCTGATTAA
- a CDS encoding alpha/beta hydrolase produces MNSLFDNWTSALIRHSLLLVLAILLSIFGINISIVAAERIYATFSAIETSISITTLAKYAEDGTINNELAFYQQYLPPKQFQEFPGILLTPVKVSPEVASQFLYTPQGEFLLHRLAQVIQPKSAQAQGGFHALRSALISASAEPGGLTLLNLLRKYPYSSVHIDLRRSFAIAKELETVMNQTHDAIAAVAKQSNIEAATIPKPRNFLPLADLRSQGKFQSHKHTVRFFDSTRDRLLLTDIYIPQVQKPVPVIVISHGLGTDSSNFEYLATHLASHGLAVVVPNHPGSSAKQLQTSLHQQTSQLIAPEEFIEQPLDVKYVLNQLEKINQSDFRFQSRLNLQQVGVFGQSLGGYTALALVGAKINFQQLAADCTPETLQKSWNMSLLFQCSALALHNNPSQEYNLQDDRIKAAIAVNPITSSIFGQASLSQIKTPVMIVGSSDDTVAPALYEQIQPFSWLTTCQKYLVMLLGGTHFSTIGDGNPASQQISLPTDLVGDASQARDYMNVLSLPFFQTYVAGKSQYRPYLNAAYTKTISRASLGLSLVKSLSQTELAPALKQHGSNLFKDLGFWMLAVSMSMLRGTMLIFWTSLIG; encoded by the coding sequence ATGAATAGTTTGTTTGATAATTGGACAAGCGCCCTCATAAGACATTCGCTCTTGCTGGTTCTAGCAATACTGCTGTCAATATTTGGAATTAATATTTCTATAGTTGCAGCAGAGCGAATTTATGCGACTTTTTCCGCCATAGAAACGTCGATTTCAATCACGACTTTAGCAAAATACGCCGAAGATGGTACGATTAACAATGAATTAGCATTCTATCAGCAATATCTGCCACCAAAGCAGTTTCAAGAATTTCCAGGAATTTTACTCACCCCCGTGAAAGTGAGTCCAGAGGTGGCTTCTCAATTTCTCTACACACCACAAGGCGAATTTCTGCTCCACCGCTTGGCGCAAGTGATTCAACCCAAATCTGCTCAAGCACAAGGCGGATTTCACGCTTTAAGGTCAGCATTAATTTCAGCCTCTGCTGAACCAGGGGGTTTAACATTATTAAATCTGTTACGCAAATATCCCTATAGCAGCGTTCATATTGATTTAAGGCGTAGTTTCGCTATAGCTAAGGAATTAGAAACAGTCATGAATCAGACTCATGATGCGATCGCCGCCGTGGCAAAACAGTCTAATATAGAAGCTGCGACAATTCCCAAACCGCGAAATTTCTTACCATTAGCAGATTTACGTAGTCAGGGAAAGTTTCAGTCGCACAAACACACAGTGAGATTTTTCGACTCCACACGCGATCGCCTCTTGCTGACTGATATTTATATTCCCCAAGTCCAAAAACCAGTACCTGTAATTGTGATTTCTCATGGTTTGGGTACAGACAGCAGCAACTTTGAATATTTAGCCACACATCTAGCTTCCCACGGATTAGCCGTAGTTGTTCCCAATCATCCGGGTAGCAGTGCGAAACAATTGCAAACATCATTGCATCAGCAAACCAGCCAACTGATAGCACCAGAGGAATTTATAGAGCAACCTTTAGATGTAAAATATGTCTTAAATCAACTGGAAAAAATCAACCAGTCTGATTTCCGGTTTCAGAGTCGGCTAAATTTGCAACAAGTGGGAGTCTTTGGTCAATCTTTAGGTGGTTATACAGCCTTGGCTTTGGTTGGCGCTAAAATTAACTTTCAGCAATTAGCAGCAGACTGTACACCAGAAACCCTGCAAAAATCCTGGAATATGTCTTTACTATTTCAATGCAGTGCTTTGGCTTTGCATAACAACCCTAGTCAAGAGTATAACTTGCAAGATGACAGAATAAAAGCGGCGATCGCAGTCAATCCAATTACCAGCTCAATTTTTGGTCAAGCAAGTTTAAGCCAAATCAAAACCCCTGTAATGATTGTCGGTAGTAGTGATGATACAGTTGCACCAGCATTATACGAGCAAATTCAACCTTTTTCCTGGTTGACCACTTGCCAAAAGTACCTCGTTATGCTTTTAGGTGGAACCCACTTTTCTACAATTGGTGATGGAAACCCCGCCAGTCAGCAAATATCATTACCCACAGACTTAGTTGGGGATGCTTCCCAAGCACGTGACTACATGAATGTTTTGAGTTTACCTTTCTTTCAAACTTATGTTGCCGGCAAATCACAATACCGCCCCTATCTGAATGCAGCTTATACTAAAACTATTTCCCGTGCATCTCTAGGCTTGAGTCTCGTCAAATCCCTCAGCCAAACTGAATTAGCACCAGCCTTAAAACAACACGGGAGCAACCTCTTCAAAGATTTGGGCTTCTGGATGTTAGCTGTTAGTATGTCAATGCTGCGTGGGACAATGTTGATTTTTTGGACATCCCTAATTGGTTAA
- the truB gene encoding tRNA pseudouridine(55) synthase TruB, whose product MQGFLNLNKPFDWTSHDCVARVRKLLRLKRVGHAGTLDPAATGVLPIALGTATRLLQYLPENKAYKATIRLGVQTTTDDLQGEIITSQPCSGLNFADVTTAMAQFHGKIEQIPPIYSAIQVDGKRLYDLARKGEIVEVPKRTVEIFHTEILDWRDGDFPELDVAIACGSGTYIRAIARDLGATLETGGTLAALIRTASSGFHLTDSLTLTDLETQIQAGTFQPSHPDIALQHLPSVTLPAISAQKWCQGQKIPITLDFSGITRVYNQETCLLGIGKLQDSVLIPTTVLKT is encoded by the coding sequence GTGCAAGGTTTTCTTAACTTAAACAAACCCTTTGACTGGACATCTCACGACTGCGTGGCGCGGGTGCGAAAACTCTTGCGCCTCAAACGTGTAGGACACGCCGGAACCTTAGATCCAGCCGCCACTGGAGTCTTACCCATCGCACTGGGTACAGCTACCAGACTATTACAATATCTCCCAGAAAACAAAGCCTACAAAGCCACCATTCGCTTAGGTGTGCAGACCACAACCGACGATTTGCAAGGTGAAATCATCACATCTCAACCTTGTTCGGGATTAAATTTTGCTGACGTTACCACAGCAATGGCACAATTTCACGGAAAAATAGAGCAAATACCCCCAATTTACAGCGCCATTCAAGTAGATGGAAAACGCCTCTACGACTTAGCACGCAAAGGGGAAATAGTGGAAGTTCCCAAACGCACAGTGGAAATTTTTCACACAGAGATTTTAGATTGGCGAGACGGAGATTTTCCCGAATTGGATGTGGCGATCGCCTGTGGAAGTGGTACATATATTAGAGCGATCGCCCGTGACTTAGGCGCAACCCTAGAAACTGGTGGAACTCTCGCCGCATTAATCCGCACAGCAAGTAGTGGTTTCCACCTCACAGATAGTCTCACCCTCACAGACTTAGAAACCCAAATACAAGCCGGGACATTTCAACCGAGTCATCCCGATATCGCCTTACAACACTTACCATCAGTCACATTACCCGCCATATCAGCTCAAAAATGGTGTCAAGGGCAAAAAATACCAATCACTCTCGATTTTTCCGGTATAACCAGAGTTTACAATCAAGAAACTTGCCTACTGGGTATAGGAAAACTACAAGACAGCGTGCTAATACCAACAACAGTATTGAAAACTTAA
- a CDS encoding mobilization protein yields the protein MPTIHLVDGEKGGVGKSLLTRTMIQYCLDKRIPFVPVETDRSNPDVAGVYKGICQYAVFTEDERHADKADKIFEMAMSKPVIVNLAAQSHRAVKSWIEKNLLIELGRSEGVSFCKWFVSTGGYDSLNLFVQSVNSYGDHIPHILVRNLGLCDDWEHVESDPAIQNLVGQHNIKVVDFPKLAYKERNIIDQQRLTFAQAREYQEFGVLGKQRVVQFLKLAYSSFEKVGIWYEEVK from the coding sequence ATGCCGACAATTCATTTAGTCGATGGTGAAAAGGGTGGAGTAGGAAAATCTCTGCTCACTAGGACAATGATTCAGTATTGTCTAGATAAGAGAATACCATTTGTACCTGTAGAAACTGATAGGTCTAATCCTGATGTAGCTGGAGTGTATAAAGGAATATGCCAGTATGCAGTATTTACTGAAGACGAACGCCACGCCGACAAAGCAGATAAAATCTTCGAGATGGCCATGTCCAAGCCAGTCATAGTCAACTTAGCCGCTCAATCCCATAGAGCCGTAAAAAGCTGGATAGAGAAAAATCTGTTAATAGAATTAGGACGTTCTGAGGGAGTAAGTTTTTGCAAATGGTTTGTATCTACAGGAGGATATGACAGCCTCAACCTGTTTGTTCAGTCAGTAAATAGCTACGGTGATCATATCCCCCATATTTTAGTCAGAAATTTAGGGCTATGCGATGATTGGGAACACGTTGAATCTGATCCTGCAATTCAAAATTTAGTTGGACAACATAACATTAAGGTAGTAGATTTTCCCAAACTCGCATACAAAGAAAGAAATATCATTGACCAACAGCGCCTAACTTTTGCCCAAGCGCGAGAGTATCAAGAATTTGGGGTGCTTGGTAAACAGCGCGTTGTGCAATTTCTCAAACTAGCTTATTCTTCTTTTGAAAAAGTAGGTATTTGGTATGAAGAAGTTAAATAG